A window of the Roseburia sp. 831b genome harbors these coding sequences:
- a CDS encoding sugar phosphate isomerase/epimerase family protein yields MAEGLNQIAEYGKQMGIAVTVEDFDDRKSPLSCVGGILWFLKQVPLLKVTFDTGNFIIHGEDIMSAWDILQEKIIHMHCKDRGEEPVAVGDGYIPMHELMEKIRASHYEGYLAIEHFDAQNQEQCMEKSAAFLQKEWRA; encoded by the coding sequence ATGGCAGAGGGCCTGAATCAGATTGCCGAATATGGCAAACAGATGGGAATTGCAGTGACGGTGGAGGATTTTGATGACAGAAAATCTCCACTATCCTGCGTTGGGGGAATTCTGTGGTTTTTAAAGCAGGTTCCTCTGTTGAAGGTTACCTTTGATACCGGGAATTTTATTATCCATGGAGAGGATATTATGTCCGCATGGGATATCCTTCAGGAAAAGATTATACATATGCACTGCAAAGACCGGGGCGAAGAGCCTGTTGCAGTGGGGGATGGATATATCCCAATGCATGAATTGATGGAAAAAATCCGGGCATCTCATTATGAGGGGTATCTGGCAATTGAGCATTTTGATGCCCAGAATCAGGAACAATGTATGGAAAAGTCAGCTGCATTCTTACAAAAAGAGTGGAGGGCATAG